GCACTGGCATTCCATTACTTACTCCTGACCCACGGTGGTCAAGGCCGAAAACCGACGGGCGTTGCCTGGCGAGGTTTTTATTCTCTGCCCATTCATAAGCAGATAACACAATACCTCACTCAACTTGATCGCCCTCTGGATTACCCCGGGTTCAAAGAGCTGCTGCTAAACCAGACATTTAATGACTTAATCATTTTACCGGAAGGTACGAACTGTCATTATTTCGATGGAAAAACGCTACAGCCTTTTGTAAGTCCAAGATTCATTGAACTCAGTATTGAAACCCAAACGCCGCTGTTATTGTTTGTACATCAAGGCAGTGAGCACTGGAGCCAAACCGTTCACCTTCCCAAAGCGCTCATCCCGATGACCCGATTGCTGCCCAAACGTTATCGAGATGGCATCGAACAAAACCGGTTAATCAATATTCCACACATGTTGAAAGGCTGCATCCCTCAGATGAACGTCATGTGCAAGATATATCAACCCAGCATCCATCCCTCCGCCTTACGGGACAAACCCTTTGCTAAGGAATTGATTGAACTGGAAGCCAGAAAAATCCGTTCTATGATGCAGACTCACTACGATTCACTGTTAACACAAGCAACAGCAGGCGAATATTCGGATCACTCAAGCAGGGTTAATGAGGAGGTGGTGACACATCCGTGTGTTGAAGTAGCTTAAATTCCGAGAGAAGACACCATTTGATGATCAAATGGCCAGTAGATCCTCAAGATAAAGCGATAAGGCTTGGCAATTCAATTGTTCTTCTTTTGAATGGGCTACAAAGACTTTCCACTGTGCATCGTACTGCATGACTCTACTCCTAAGTGCCTGACCTTCATTGGTTCTGCACAAGGATGATCACTTGTCATAGGAACCCAGAGGCCAATTTTTTGTTATTTAGATTGAGAGCTATCGACTCAGTCGGTAGTCACTGTTTAAAAAGTAGACGAGATAGCGAAACACAAATGTGACGCAAGTCACATCAGTACACTTTTTAACCATCGCATTACATAAGAGCACGGATAGTTAAGAAAAGTGCGTAAATGCGAGTTAAGCGCTTACTCCCGAAGACAACTGCTTGTACTTCTTGGGATACTCGATGCGGGTCAGCTTACCAGTATCTGATGCAAGTTCAGACCAATCATCCAGTGCAAATTCAATGAATGCCATACCACAGGTGGGTAAGTTATCCAGATCTTCCCCGGTGAGGGTAAAAATGAGATCCGTTAGCCCAGGGTTATGTCCAAAAAGCACCACGTTCTTCCATTTATTTTTGATCTGTCGAAGTTCCGTGATCAAATGCAAATAACTGGCATCATACAACTGCTCATTGAGCTTCAAACTACTCAGTGAACGATTACAGTACTGGCCAAAGATTTCAGCGGTTCGGATTGCTCGGGTGGCAGGGCTGGATAACCAGAGATCGGTTTTCTCCAGAGCTTTTGAGGTACGCAATGCCATCATCGGAGCATCTTGAATACCTCGCTTATTGAGAGGCCGATCCTTATCGGCTAATCCATCGAATTTCCAGCTGGACTTAGCGTGACGAATCAATATCAACTGCTTCATATAGAACATCCTGCGTAAATAATGCGAATAAAAAAAGGGGCTGTGAAAATAGGTATTTTCATTGGCCCCCAACAATTATCTCACATCAACAAGGAAACCGAGTCGAAGCGTGACCTCTTTCGACAATCACAAATCCAGCTCAGTCATATGAACAACAAGCTCACCGGCTGTTCACATTGGTGTGGAATCCTATCAAGGCTATATGTCTTTTTTATGACAATGTCCCAAGTTACGAACCCAAGACTAAGAATCACATAATCAGAACCAAGAGCCACATAAGGGCCAATCTATAGACATTCATACACAGCGGTAATCAATCCTTCCGCTCTTGGATCAACCAGAATATAAGGCCCCATATAATTATGAACATAACCAAAGCCCAATTGTGCATCGGGATCAGCAAAACCGATACTGCCTCCCGCGCCTGGGTGTCCGAATGATCGAGGGCCACCAAACTGCGCCAAGCGACTGGGCTGAGACATCATAAAGCCCATACTGAATCGGGTATCGGTGTGCAACACAGGGTCATAGCCTCGCGCCGTTTCAGACCAGCACAAAGAAAGCGACTCGGGTTTTAACAAACGGAAACCATCCAGTGAACCACCATTCGCCAACGCTCCGTACAACTTCGCCAACGAACGTCCGTTGGTGTGTCCATTAGCAGACGGTAATTCCATCGAGCGCCAGGCTTTCGAGTTCGTACCCCGCTGTGCCGACGGCGGGTTAGCGAATGCTTTCGACGACACTCCGGTTGGATTTTTCATAATTTCTTTAAAGAGGCCATCCACCATTGGATCACCTTTCACCGGACGACCGCGCTCAATCTTGGCACAACGATGGAACTCCGACTCCGGCGTCCCGATAAAACAATCCAACCCCATAGGAGCCACAATTTCTTTCTGAAGGTATTGCCCCATTGTCTGACCCGTTGCCTGACGGAAGACTTCGCCGATCATCCAACCAAAGGTTAATGGTGAATAGCCATGTTGGCCGTATGGCCACCAGGGTGCTTGCTCTGCCACCGCATGACACATGTAATCCCAGTCATAAAGATGGTCGGCCTGAATCATCGCATCAATAGCAGATACGCCCGTTTTATGGGAAAGGATGTCGGACACCTTGAGATGCGATTTGCCTTCCTGGGCAAAGTCCGGCCAATAATCGATGATCCGGTCATTCAGGCTCAACAGCCCTTGTTCCACGGCCCGTAACACGCAAATAGCAGCAATGCCCTTGGTACATGAGAAAGCATTGGCGATGGTATCTTGCTGCCAACCTTGTTGTTCATCGGCATCAGACATGCCACCCCAAAGGTCAACCACCAGCTCGCCTTTGTGAACCAATGCCAAGGAGGCACCTCGGCTATCATCACTCAACAGCAACTGCTCAAACGCTTCTCTGACCGAATAAAATTCGGGTGTTACAAATCCATTCACCATCGACATACCGTTACAACACCTTACTTTTTGTTTCCGAGAAATTGTTTTACCACAAATGGTTTTGACATGCTTTTAAAGCAATTAATCAGCTGTACGAGATAAATTCATGTTATTAGGCGCAAACTTGGATTTTTGATCTATGCTGAGTAATGCTCAAATTAAAAGTATGAAGTATTTGTACTGTCTTGCCACTGTCTGAAAATGCCTCATTCAAAACTTTGAACTACTATTACCAGTAGATTGATCTTACTAAACATCACATACAAGGTTTTGAACGAGAAACACCGAACGACGCCGTAACCGCAAGGCAAGTACTTAAAGTGGTAGAGGAAAGAACGATTTATGGGTGCAGCAAGTATACCGACAAAACAAGAAATGGAAGCCGCCTATGAAGTCATACGTAAGTTAAGAATGCCTTCGGTGCCGGACATCATTACCGAAGTGCAACGCTTACTCCAGGAACCCCATCTGCGTATTGACGAAATCACCAGTTTAATCAGCCAGGATGCCACGTTGACCGGTGAAGTGTTAAAAGCAGCCCGTTCCCCCCTATATGGTCTGTCTGAAGACGTCACTACAATTTTTCACGCGGTGAAAGTGCTGGGTATAAAGCGCTTAAATGAAATAACCATTGCCGTAGCACTTAAAGCCTCCTTAAACCCAATGAATGAATTCCACGCCAAACTTTGGGATGAAAGTCTGATGATTGCTGCCGGGTCCGCTTGGCTAGCCAGTGCGTCAGGCCATGTTGATCGGGACGAAGCCTACTTGGCCGGACTGTTTTCAAACATAGGTTGCATGTTGTTATCACAAGGCAATCTGAAGTATGAAATTTTGTATGAAAAAGCACGGGCTTATCCATTGACTACCCACGAGCTGGAAGCACGATTAATGAATACCAATCACTCAGTGGTCGGGTTCATTGTGGCCGAATTATGGAGTCTTCCCGAGCGTGTCTGTAAATCCATTTATCATCTTCACGATACCAACATCACGCCTTCTGGCGTCGATGATTTAGGAGCGCTTATTTCAGTGGTTCGTACGGCTACGGCCCATATGGAAGAAGTGAGAATGATTAAAGTGCCGGAGAGCATGGAGTTTCTGAAATTCCACGATTCAGCCCGTGAAGAATTGATGATGGAGGAAGCCACCTACGAAGAGTTTTCCGAATATATGGAAAGCTTGATCTAATCCCAGTAGAGTAGCTGCTTAGTCACACGGGTAAGCAGCTATGATTGGTATTTTTGGTTCCGCATTTAATCCTCCCACATTAGGACATAAAAACGCGATTATTCAGGCATCTCGCTCATGCCAAACCATTCTCTTAGTGCCTTCCGCCAGTCATGCCTTTGGCAAACAAATGCTGCCATTCGAACTTAGATATCGAATGCTCTTAGGCTTCGTGCATGACATTCAGTCTCAGATTCCCTGCCCTATTGACGTATCAGACATCGAACAGCAAATGTTTCATGAAGGGTTCTCCCCGATTTACACCTTTGATGTATTAGCACGACTGGAAAAGGAGCTGGGAACGTCAGAACTCGCCTTTATCATGGGCCCCGATAATGCCAATCCCGAGACCTGGCAGAAGTTCTACAAACATCAGGAAATTGATCAGCGTTGGAATAAAATCCTCTGTGAAGAGCAGCAACCGATCCGCAGCACACGCCTTCGCCAAACCGTAGCCGAAGGCGCAACAGATGACCGACTACTGAACTTCACCACCGCCTCGGTGGTGGATGTCATTCGATCGGAAGGCTTGTATTTGGACGCCCCATTAAGCACGGATAACTAATAGCCACCATCTCTCAAGCTCACATACATACGCGAGTATTCATTGTCAGTAGCCATTAGCCTGTAAGCATTGGCTAGTACTCATCCAATAAAGTGAATTGGATGCCGGATGCAATCAGCCGCTCAATCAACAATTCACCAAAAGCAGCTGCAGGAGTAAGAACGCCATAAACAGGCTCCAGATGTTCTCTGTCCTGAATCAACGCCAGAGCCGCTTGCGAAACAATTTTAGCCGTTTCCCCATAACCTGGATCGCCTCCTCGGACACTGGCCAATACCTGATGAGGGCCACAACGGGCATCTACCGTCACCTTAAACCAAGCCCGTTCTCGGTCACCATCAGAGGGGCCATCCCCCTCAGGAAACAGAGAGAGTAATTTTTCCCGAGTCCAAGGCAATTGCGATAAACCAATCATCGTGGACACACCGCCCAAAGCCACTAACAACTTAGGCAAAGAACGTATCTGCAAATAGTGTCCATAAGTGAAGCTTCGACCGTATTGTTCAAACAACTCAGCGGATCGACGTACCACCTGACTATCGATACTAGGCAAAGGAACGATCCAACTTCGTAATTTAGAGCGATATTCCATTCGCGGCCGAGCGATTCGAATCGTTCGACCATCAACAAACTTACCCGACACAAGAGACCGCCATAGTTGTTTAGGGTGAATTGAATGCCTCAATCTCGACATGATGGAAATCATCGATTTCCAGGTACCACTGGATATTCGCCCACCCAAGTTAACGAAAGTATCCACCACCACGTCTTCACGAACTAACTCCCCCACCTGCTCGCTAAGTTGTTGTACAGCAAACAACACACCCAGGTCGTGGGGAACACTGTCAAAGCCACAAGCATGAATTAAACGACACTTGGTGGAACGGGCAACCATGTCGTACTTGGGATACATAGCGTCTACGAATTCATTTTCGCCCGTGATATCGAGATAATCCGTCCCCTTTTCCGCGCAGGCTTTGATTACAGGTTCCCCTAATTCCATGTAAGGGCCTACCGCTGAGATCATCACCTGTGTCTTTTCTGCCAATCCCATTAATGCTTCTTCGTCATGACAATCCGCCACTTCAACAGCGATAGCCTCATTGGCCCGATCCGCTTCTACCATCTCTTGCTTTAACAGTTCCAGCTTATTGCGATCCCGCCCTGCGATTGCGAGAGAAACCGGATGTTTCAACGCGCTGTTTTCAAGCAATGATTCACACAGATAAATAAGAATTAGCCGGCCTGTATATCCTGTTGCTCCATACAAAGTTATGTCATAGCGTCGGGCTGTCATACGTTCCCTCTGATTTAAAGTGATATACTGTCCGGGTTTTTGCTGAAGCTGGGATGAGTCCTATCCTTAAATACACGTTTTCCATACGAGTCCATTCAATCCATGCTGACACCAGATACTAATAATAGCCAAGAATCCACTAGCCAAGCATCGAATAAGCACGCAGCTAATAGCCAGGGTTCAAACACCCCTGAATATTCAAAGCTCTGGTATCCCTATGCCCAAATGAAGAGTCTTGAACTCAACCTTGAGGTTGTAGAAGCAAGCGGCGTTTACCTTACCATGAGCGACGGTAAACGACTCATTGACGGTATTTCTTCTTGGTGGTGTGTCAGTCACGGTTACAACCACCCCGAACTGAACCAGGCCATGTTTGATCAGGCACAGAAGTTCAGCCACGTGATGTTGGGGGGATTGAAAAACAGCACCACAGAGGCCTTTGCCAGCAAGCTGGTTGAGATCACACCGGAAGGCTTGAACCACGTATTTTTCTCCGACAGTGGTTCTGTCGGTGTGGAAGTAGCCATCAAGATGGCGCTTCAGTATTTCTTCAACCAAGGCAACCAGAAGAAAACCCGGATTGTTGCATTGGAACGCGCGTATCATGGTGACACCACGGCATGTATGTCGGTCTGTGATCCGGCAGAAGGGATGCACAAAATGTTTCATGGCATCACCCCAGAACAGTTTTTCCTACCTGCACCTAAGGGTGGTTTCAATGCCTCGACTGAAACAATCGATGAAGAGTTATCGAAAGCAGAAACCCTATTCCAAACACACGGAGAAAGTATTGCTGCCGTGATTGTCGAGCCGCTAATGCAAGGCGCTGGTGGTTTTAATATTTACTCACCAGAATACCTAAACCGGTTAAAGGCTCTGTGCGAACAGCACGACATTTTGTTGATCTTTGATGAAGTAGCTACCGGCTTTGGTCGAACAGGTAAACTCTTCGCAACCAACCATACAGACATTGTGCCGGACATCATGGTGCTCGCAAAAGGGCTGACTGCCGGCTATGTTGGCCATGCGGCGACACTAGCGAGTACCAAAATCTTTGAAGCGTTTCTTTCTGACAGTTATTCGAAAGCCTTCATGCACGGTCCAACTTTTATGGGGAATCCATTAGCCTGCGCCATTGGCCTGAAAGCCATTGAGATTTTCGAACGAGACAACTTCCTGGGCAACATCGAAACCATCGAGTCGATCCTCAAGGAAGAACTGCTGGGCTTTGAACATGAAGAAATTGTGGAAACCCGAGTGCTTGGCGCTACAGGTGCCATTGAAGTCAAAGACGCCAAATTCCATCAAGGCATTCAACAGTTCGCAGCAGAACGAGGCGTATGGATTCGTCCATTCGAGCGTTATATCTACACCATGCCTCCATTTGTGATTACCCCTGAAGAATTAAGAAAAATAACGGGTGTGATGAAAGCTTGGTTTGCCCGCCCTCGCTAGGCATGTTGATGTCTCCAACATCCATCGATCTCTGTCGACTAATTGAGATTGAGAGGATAAAAAAAGGCGATGTGCAGAGACTCTGTACATCGCCATAATGCCGAAAGGCTTCAGGTAAATCGAACTAAACTCTATGCTTAACACGCGCTTTGCGCTGTTTGTTCCAAACGCTTTATTTGAGAAATCACCATCTCATTGAATGGCGCATTCATCCCCAGACTTCTCGCATACCGAACGACCTCACCATTTATATAGTCAATCTCGGTTGGACGTCCCAACATAATATCTTCCTGCATCGACGAACGAGCCAACGGGTCCATTTGCAACATTTTTTTAGCAACCCGTTTAAAGATGAAGGTTGGTAATTTAAGAATGGCCGGCAACCAACTGGCAGGAATGGGCGCCTGAACTTTAGGCTGAATGCCCAGTTCATCGAGAATCGTCAGGGTCTCATCAATGCAATCCGCTAACTGTTTCCGCCAGCGTTTATCACTCAACTCTTCCACTAACGGCACACCCGACAAAGCATTGAGCGGGTTGTTCAGATTCAATAACAGTTTGCCCCATAAGATTTCATGCATGTCATCTGCGGTCTGAATTTCCAGCCCCGAAGACCTGATCACCTTGGCCAAATCCGTAAAGATCCGATCGATCACCAGATGCCCCTGAGTGCCGCAGTGATATCGCCCTGCGTCCATAGGTAACACGTTATACGGCACCATCATCGAAGCCACCGGATGATCCGGTAAGATATTACTCAGCGCCGACGCGTTGTTAATACCGTTCTGAGCACTGATCACCCGAGCATGAGGCTTTATGTGCCGGGAGATCTGCTCCGCCATCGCAAAGGTATCTTTACTCTTAACCGCCACCACAATCACATCGGCATCAGCCAAGCAGGATTCGTCTTCCGTCATCTGCATTTGCAGAGCAGAGAGTTGTGTCTCTTCACCCGCCCAGCTTGTCAGTAGAACACCGTGCTGCTGAATATT
Above is a genomic segment from Litoribrevibacter albus containing:
- a CDS encoding SixA phosphatase family protein; the encoded protein is MKQLILIRHAKSSWKFDGLADKDRPLNKRGIQDAPMMALRTSKALEKTDLWLSSPATRAIRTAEIFGQYCNRSLSSLKLNEQLYDASYLHLITELRQIKNKWKNVVLFGHNPGLTDLIFTLTGEDLDNLPTCGMAFIEFALDDWSELASDTGKLTRIEYPKKYKQLSSGVSA
- a CDS encoding serine hydrolase domain-containing protein — its product is MSMVNGFVTPEFYSVREAFEQLLLSDDSRGASLALVHKGELVVDLWGGMSDADEQQGWQQDTIANAFSCTKGIAAICVLRAVEQGLLSLNDRIIDYWPDFAQEGKSHLKVSDILSHKTGVSAIDAMIQADHLYDWDYMCHAVAEQAPWWPYGQHGYSPLTFGWMIGEVFRQATGQTMGQYLQKEIVAPMGLDCFIGTPESEFHRCAKIERGRPVKGDPMVDGLFKEIMKNPTGVSSKAFANPPSAQRGTNSKAWRSMELPSANGHTNGRSLAKLYGALANGGSLDGFRLLKPESLSLCWSETARGYDPVLHTDTRFSMGFMMSQPSRLAQFGGPRSFGHPGAGGSIGFADPDAQLGFGYVHNYMGPYILVDPRAEGLITAVYECL
- a CDS encoding HDOD domain-containing protein: MGAASIPTKQEMEAAYEVIRKLRMPSVPDIITEVQRLLQEPHLRIDEITSLISQDATLTGEVLKAARSPLYGLSEDVTTIFHAVKVLGIKRLNEITIAVALKASLNPMNEFHAKLWDESLMIAAGSAWLASASGHVDRDEAYLAGLFSNIGCMLLSQGNLKYEILYEKARAYPLTTHELEARLMNTNHSVVGFIVAELWSLPERVCKSIYHLHDTNITPSGVDDLGALISVVRTATAHMEEVRMIKVPESMEFLKFHDSAREELMMEEATYEEFSEYMESLI
- a CDS encoding saccharopine dehydrogenase family protein, giving the protein MTARRYDITLYGATGYTGRLILIYLCESLLENSALKHPVSLAIAGRDRNKLELLKQEMVEADRANEAIAVEVADCHDEEALMGLAEKTQVMISAVGPYMELGEPVIKACAEKGTDYLDITGENEFVDAMYPKYDMVARSTKCRLIHACGFDSVPHDLGVLFAVQQLSEQVGELVREDVVVDTFVNLGGRISSGTWKSMISIMSRLRHSIHPKQLWRSLVSGKFVDGRTIRIARPRMEYRSKLRSWIVPLPSIDSQVVRRSAELFEQYGRSFTYGHYLQIRSLPKLLVALGGVSTMIGLSQLPWTREKLLSLFPEGDGPSDGDRERAWFKVTVDARCGPHQVLASVRGGDPGYGETAKIVSQAALALIQDREHLEPVYGVLTPAAAFGELLIERLIASGIQFTLLDEY
- the bioA gene encoding adenosylmethionine--8-amino-7-oxononanoate transaminase, translated to MLTPDTNNSQESTSQASNKHAANSQGSNTPEYSKLWYPYAQMKSLELNLEVVEASGVYLTMSDGKRLIDGISSWWCVSHGYNHPELNQAMFDQAQKFSHVMLGGLKNSTTEAFASKLVEITPEGLNHVFFSDSGSVGVEVAIKMALQYFFNQGNQKKTRIVALERAYHGDTTACMSVCDPAEGMHKMFHGITPEQFFLPAPKGGFNASTETIDEELSKAETLFQTHGESIAAVIVEPLMQGAGGFNIYSPEYLNRLKALCEQHDILLIFDEVATGFGRTGKLFATNHTDIVPDIMVLAKGLTAGYVGHAATLASTKIFEAFLSDSYSKAFMHGPTFMGNPLACAIGLKAIEIFERDNFLGNIETIESILKEELLGFEHEEIVETRVLGATGAIEVKDAKFHQGIQQFAAERGVWIRPFERYIYTMPPFVITPEELRKITGVMKAWFARPR
- a CDS encoding 2-dehydropantoate 2-reductase codes for the protein MNNNMTTERIKTERPSSSAVTKSDGQHWVIAGAGAIGIWIGAHLVAGGQKVTFLARPKVISNIQQHGVLLTSWAGEETQLSALQMQMTEDESCLADADVIVVAVKSKDTFAMAEQISRHIKPHARVISAQNGINNASALSNILPDHPVASMMVPYNVLPMDAGRYHCGTQGHLVIDRIFTDLAKVIRSSGLEIQTADDMHEILWGKLLLNLNNPLNALSGVPLVEELSDKRWRKQLADCIDETLTILDELGIQPKVQAPIPASWLPAILKLPTFIFKRVAKKMLQMDPLARSSMQEDIMLGRPTEIDYINGEVVRYARSLGMNAPFNEMVISQIKRLEQTAQSAC